One window of the Paraburkholderia sp. PGU19 genome contains the following:
- the dnaE gene encoding DNA polymerase III subunit alpha gives MSPMSDPRFVHLRVHSEFSIADGIVRIDDVVDSAAKDGQGALALTDLGNAFGLVRFYQEARGKGVKPIAGCDVWITNPDDRDKPSRLLLLVKNKTGYLNLCELLSKAWLTNQYRGRAEVETPWLEGGFAEGLLALSGAQHGDVGMALAAGNEEAARRNAQRWATIFPNGFYIELQRGGQLGAEAYVQQAVALAASLKLPVVATHPLQFMTPDDFTAHEARVCISEGDMLANPRRQKRFTTDQYFRTQAEMVAMFADIPSAVANTIEIAKRCNLTLELGKPKLPLFPTPDGMSLDDYLVQLSKEGLEKRLEQLFPEQAERDAQRETYYARLDFECGTIIKMGFPGYFLIVADFINWAKNNGVPVGPGRGSGAGSLVAYALGITDLDPLRYNLLFERFLNPERVSMPDFDIDFCQHGRDRVIQYVKEKYGADAVSQIATFGTMAAKAAVRDIGRVLDLGYMFTDGVAKLIPFKPGKHVTIADAMKEEPLLQERFDNEDEVHQLLELAQRVEGLTRNVGMHAGGVLIAPGKLTDFCPLYTQGDESGVVSQYDKDDVEAVGLVKFDFLGLTTLTILDWAERYIRRLDPSKESWSLAQVPLDDPASFSILKKANTVAVFQLESRGMQGMLKDAQPDRFEDIIALVALYRPGPMDLIPSFCARKHGREVVEYPDPRVEPVLKETYGIMVYQEQVMQMAQIIGGYSLGGADLLRRAMGKKKPEEMAKHREIFAEGAAKNGLTREKADETFDLMEKFAGYGFNKSHAAAYALLAYHTAWLKAHHPAEFMAANMSLAMDDTDKVKILFEDCLANKMAVLPPDINMSAYRFEPVAEADGKRSRTIRYGLGAIKGSGQNAIEEILRAREEGLFIDIFDFCNRIDRRIVNRRTIEALIRAGAFDSLHENRAQLIASVSLAMEAADQASANAMQAGLFDMGDAPSQGHELIDEPAWPEKRRLQEEKTALGFYLSGHLFDAYKDEVRRFVRQKIGELKEGRDKLVAGVIVSLRTQMTQRGKMLIALLDDGTGQCEVTVFNEQFEAHKQLFKEDELLVVQGQARNDAFTGGIRFTVDTPMDLGRARTRYAQAVKVQMNGNANALALRSVLEAYRAKPEDAEVAAPAPAARGGGRGGFGGGGDSGGRSQRPSTPMPNGLAVQIVYRSDNAEGEVRLGDAWRVRPTDELLAALRSEFSGSAIEIVY, from the coding sequence ATGTCGCCCATGTCAGATCCCCGCTTCGTCCATCTCCGCGTTCACTCCGAATTCTCGATTGCCGATGGCATCGTGCGTATCGACGACGTCGTCGATTCCGCTGCCAAAGACGGTCAGGGCGCGCTCGCGCTTACCGATCTCGGCAATGCATTCGGCCTCGTCCGTTTCTATCAGGAAGCCCGTGGCAAAGGGGTCAAACCCATTGCCGGCTGCGACGTCTGGATCACGAATCCCGACGACCGCGACAAGCCTTCGCGACTTCTGCTGCTGGTCAAAAACAAGACTGGCTATCTGAATCTTTGCGAACTGCTGTCCAAGGCGTGGCTGACGAACCAGTATCGCGGGCGCGCGGAAGTGGAAACGCCGTGGCTCGAAGGCGGATTCGCCGAAGGGCTGCTCGCGCTGTCAGGCGCGCAGCATGGCGATGTCGGCATGGCGCTCGCGGCGGGCAATGAAGAAGCCGCAAGACGCAATGCGCAGCGCTGGGCGACGATCTTCCCGAACGGTTTCTATATCGAACTGCAGCGCGGCGGCCAGCTCGGCGCGGAGGCGTATGTGCAGCAGGCGGTTGCTCTGGCGGCGTCGCTGAAGCTGCCCGTGGTTGCCACGCATCCGCTGCAGTTCATGACGCCCGACGACTTCACCGCGCACGAAGCGCGCGTGTGTATTTCGGAAGGCGATATGCTCGCGAATCCGCGTCGCCAGAAGCGCTTCACGACTGACCAGTATTTCCGCACGCAAGCCGAGATGGTCGCGATGTTCGCCGACATTCCCTCGGCGGTGGCCAACACCATTGAAATCGCGAAGCGCTGCAATCTGACGCTCGAACTTGGCAAGCCCAAGCTGCCGCTGTTCCCGACGCCGGACGGCATGTCGCTCGACGACTACCTGGTGCAGTTGTCGAAGGAAGGCCTGGAAAAGCGCCTCGAGCAATTGTTCCCCGAGCAGGCCGAACGCGACGCGCAGCGCGAAACGTACTACGCGCGGCTCGACTTCGAATGCGGCACGATCATCAAGATGGGCTTTCCCGGCTACTTCCTGATCGTCGCGGACTTCATCAACTGGGCGAAGAACAATGGCGTGCCGGTAGGACCGGGCCGGGGCTCGGGCGCGGGTTCGCTGGTCGCGTACGCGCTCGGCATTACCGACCTCGATCCGCTGCGCTACAACCTGCTGTTCGAACGTTTTCTGAATCCGGAGCGGGTGTCGATGCCCGACTTCGACATCGACTTCTGTCAGCACGGCCGGGATCGCGTGATCCAGTACGTGAAGGAGAAGTACGGCGCGGACGCCGTGTCGCAGATCGCCACGTTCGGCACGATGGCCGCTAAGGCGGCCGTGCGTGATATCGGGCGTGTGCTCGATCTCGGTTATATGTTCACGGACGGCGTCGCAAAGCTGATTCCGTTCAAGCCCGGCAAGCACGTCACGATCGCCGACGCGATGAAGGAAGAGCCGCTGCTGCAGGAGCGCTTCGACAACGAAGACGAAGTGCATCAGCTGCTCGAACTCGCGCAGCGCGTAGAAGGCCTGACGCGAAACGTCGGCATGCACGCGGGTGGCGTGCTGATCGCGCCCGGCAAACTGACGGATTTCTGTCCGCTCTATACGCAGGGCGATGAAAGCGGCGTCGTGAGCCAGTACGACAAGGACGACGTCGAAGCCGTCGGCCTCGTGAAGTTCGACTTTTTGGGTCTGACCACGCTGACCATTCTCGACTGGGCCGAGCGCTACATTCGCCGTCTCGATCCGTCGAAGGAAAGCTGGTCGCTCGCGCAGGTGCCGCTCGACGACCCCGCGTCGTTCTCGATCCTCAAGAAAGCGAATACGGTCGCCGTGTTCCAGCTGGAAAGCCGCGGCATGCAAGGCATGCTGAAGGACGCGCAGCCCGACCGCTTCGAGGACATCATCGCGCTGGTGGCGTTGTATCGTCCGGGCCCGATGGACCTGATTCCGAGCTTCTGCGCGCGTAAGCACGGCCGCGAAGTGGTGGAGTATCCGGACCCGCGCGTCGAACCTGTTCTGAAAGAGACCTACGGCATCATGGTCTACCAGGAGCAGGTGATGCAGATGGCGCAGATCATCGGTGGCTACTCGCTGGGCGGCGCTGACTTGCTGCGTCGCGCGATGGGCAAGAAGAAGCCCGAGGAAATGGCGAAGCACCGCGAGATTTTCGCGGAAGGCGCCGCGAAGAACGGTCTGACACGCGAGAAGGCGGACGAAACCTTCGACTTGATGGAGAAGTTCGCGGGCTACGGCTTCAACAAGTCGCACGCGGCTGCCTATGCGCTGCTCGCGTACCACACCGCGTGGCTCAAGGCACACCATCCCGCCGAATTCATGGCGGCCAATATGTCGCTCGCGATGGACGACACGGACAAGGTCAAGATCCTGTTCGAAGACTGCCTCGCGAACAAGATGGCCGTGCTGCCGCCCGACATCAACATGTCCGCGTACCGCTTCGAGCCGGTCGCGGAAGCCGACGGCAAGCGTTCGCGCACGATCCGCTACGGTCTCGGCGCGATCAAGGGCAGTGGCCAGAACGCGATCGAAGAAATCCTGCGCGCGCGCGAAGAAGGTTTGTTCATCGATATCTTCGATTTCTGCAATCGGATCGATCGCCGTATCGTCAATCGCCGCACGATCGAAGCGCTGATTCGCGCAGGCGCGTTCGATTCCTTGCACGAAAACCGCGCGCAACTGATCGCGTCGGTGTCGCTCGCAATGGAAGCCGCGGATCAGGCGAGCGCCAACGCGATGCAAGCGGGCCTGTTCGACATGGGCGATGCGCCGTCGCAAGGCCATGAACTGATCGACGAACCCGCGTGGCCGGAAAAGCGCCGTCTGCAGGAAGAGAAGACGGCGCTCGGCTTCTACCTGTCGGGCCATCTGTTCGACGCCTACAAGGACGAAGTGCGCCGCTTCGTGCGTCAGAAGATCGGCGAACTGAAGGAAGGGCGCGACAAGCTGGTGGCGGGCGTGATCGTGTCGCTGCGTACGCAGATGACCCAGCGCGGCAAGATGCTGATCGCGCTGCTCGACGACGGCACAGGCCAGTGCGAAGTGACCGTCTTCAACGAACAATTCGAGGCGCACAAGCAGCTGTTCAAGGAAGACGAACTGCTCGTCGTACAAGGTCAGGCGCGCAACGACGCGTTCACGGGTGGCATCCGCTTTACCGTCGATACGCCGATGGACCTCGGCCGTGCGCGCACGCGTTACGCGCAGGCGGTGAAGGTGCAGATGAACGGCAATGCGAATGCGCTCGCGCTGCGCTCCGTGCTCGAAGCCTATCGCGCGAAGCCGGAAGACGCGGAAGTGGCCGCGCCGGCGCCCGCTGCACGAGGCGGCGGTCGTGGCGGCTTCGGCGGTGGCGGCGATTCGGGTGGGCGCTCGCAACGTCCATCCACGCCAATGCCGAACGGGCTTGCCGTGCAGATCGTCTATCGCAGCGACAACGCGGAAGGCGAGGTGCGGCTTGGCGATGCGTGGCGCGTGAGGCCGACGGACGAACTGCTCGCCGCGTTGCGCAGCGAGTTTTCGGGCAGCGCGATCGAGATTGTGTATTGA
- a CDS encoding sulfurtransferase → MNILNLSSYQFVTLDKTVEWRPLVTARCDELGLRGTILLAPEGINLFIAGEIPQVREFIDYVRHDPLFEGKFAELQFKESLSEKQPFRRMLVKLKREIITMKKPAIQPELGRAPAVDAHTLKAWLDRGHDDAGRPVVMLDTRNAFEVDVGTFDNALDYRITKFSEFPEVIEQNRADLEGKTVVSFCTGGIRCEKAAIHMKEVGIENVYQLEGGILKYFEEVGGAHYNGECFVFDYRTALDPNLQPTATAQCFGCRAVVMPEDQKSPFYVPGKTCASCHPEAQRQTVAAHAA, encoded by the coding sequence ATGAATATCCTGAATCTTTCGTCCTACCAGTTCGTGACGCTCGACAAGACCGTCGAATGGCGGCCGCTCGTCACCGCGCGCTGCGACGAACTCGGCCTGCGCGGCACCATCCTGCTCGCGCCGGAGGGCATCAACCTGTTTATCGCGGGTGAAATTCCGCAAGTGCGCGAGTTCATCGACTACGTTCGCCACGATCCCCTGTTCGAAGGTAAGTTCGCGGAACTGCAGTTCAAGGAAAGCCTGTCCGAGAAGCAGCCGTTTCGCCGCATGCTCGTCAAGCTCAAGCGCGAAATCATCACGATGAAAAAGCCGGCTATCCAGCCGGAACTGGGCCGCGCGCCGGCCGTCGACGCCCACACGCTGAAGGCATGGCTCGACCGCGGCCACGACGACGCGGGCCGCCCCGTCGTGATGCTCGACACTCGCAACGCATTCGAAGTCGATGTCGGCACGTTCGACAACGCGCTCGACTACCGGATCACGAAGTTCAGCGAGTTCCCCGAAGTGATCGAGCAGAACCGCGCGGATCTCGAAGGCAAGACGGTCGTGTCGTTCTGTACGGGCGGCATCCGATGCGAGAAGGCGGCCATCCACATGAAAGAAGTCGGCATCGAGAACGTCTATCAGCTCGAAGGCGGCATTCTGAAGTATTTCGAGGAAGTGGGCGGCGCGCACTACAACGGCGAGTGCTTCGTGTTCGACTATCGCACCGCGCTCGACCCGAACCTGCAGCCGACAGCGACCGCGCAGTGCTTCGGCTGCCGCGCAGTCGTCATGCCGGAAGACCAGAAGTCGCCGTTCTACGTGCCCGGCAAGACCTGCGCATCCTGTCATCCGGAAGCGCAGCGGCAGACCGTTGCGGCGCACGCGGCGTAA
- the gluQRS gene encoding tRNA glutamyl-Q(34) synthetase GluQRS: MTTGSEPYRGRFAPSPTGPLHFGSLVSALASWLDARAHRGVWLVRIEDIDGPRTVPGAAEDILDTLARFGMVADEPPVWQSQRMPLYQHAFERLQAKGFVYPCGCTRKEIADSLVRVHARHTTLAYPGTCRNGLNGKPARAWRLRVPDGNAAIVTFDDGWQGQQTQNLATEVGDFVLRRADDQWAYQLAVVVDDADQGITHIVRGADLLDSTARQIYLQQCLGVPTPSYLHVPVVTNADGEKLSKQTGALALNATDPLVALNDAALHLGLKLTQAATSLDTFYAEAIAAWSERVKR; this comes from the coding sequence ATGACAACGGGCAGCGAACCCTATCGCGGCCGTTTCGCGCCGTCGCCGACAGGCCCGCTGCACTTCGGCTCGCTGGTCAGCGCGCTCGCGAGCTGGCTCGATGCGCGTGCGCATCGCGGCGTGTGGCTCGTGCGCATCGAGGACATCGACGGTCCTCGCACCGTTCCCGGCGCGGCAGAAGATATCCTCGATACACTCGCTCGCTTCGGCATGGTGGCCGACGAGCCGCCCGTCTGGCAAAGCCAGCGCATGCCGCTCTACCAGCATGCATTCGAGCGCCTGCAGGCCAAGGGCTTCGTCTATCCGTGCGGCTGCACGCGCAAGGAAATCGCCGATTCGCTCGTGCGCGTGCACGCGCGGCACACGACCCTCGCCTATCCCGGCACCTGCCGCAACGGCCTGAACGGCAAGCCTGCGCGCGCATGGCGTCTGCGTGTGCCGGACGGAAATGCAGCCATCGTGACGTTCGACGATGGCTGGCAAGGCCAGCAAACCCAGAATCTCGCGACCGAGGTCGGCGATTTCGTTCTGCGGCGTGCGGACGATCAATGGGCATATCAACTGGCCGTCGTCGTCGACGATGCGGATCAAGGCATCACACACATCGTTCGCGGCGCGGACCTGCTCGATTCGACCGCGCGGCAGATCTATCTGCAACAGTGTCTGGGCGTGCCGACGCCCTCTTATCTGCATGTACCCGTCGTGACGAATGCCGACGGCGAAAAGCTCAGCAAGCAGACGGGCGCATTGGCGCTAAACGCGACGGACCCGCTCGTCGCGCTGAACGACGCAGCGCTGCATCTTGGACTGAAGTTGACGCAAGCAGCGACGTCGCTCGATACGTTCTACGCGGAAGCGATCGCTGCCTGGTCGGAGCGCGTGAAACGCTGA
- a CDS encoding DEAD/DEAH box helicase encodes MSDTATTPTNATFDQFGLHADILKAIAEQGYTTPTPIQAEAIPVVLGGRDVMGAAQTGTGKTAGFSLPIIQRLLPLASTSASPARHPVRALILTPTRELADQVAANVQAYAKHTSLRSAVVFGGVDMNPQSAELRRGVEILIATPGRLLDHVQQKTANLGQVQILVLDEADRMLDMGFLPDLQRILNLLPAERQTLLFSATFSPEIKKLASTYLRNPQTIEVARSNSTATNVTQIVYEVAEGDKTGAVVKLIRERGLKQVIVFCNSKIGASRLARQLERDGVVATAIHGDRTQSERMQALDAFKRGEIEALVATDVAARGLDIAELPAVINFDLPFNAEDYVHRIGRTGRAGASGDALSLFSPNERKQLADIEKLIKRPLDVQRLTVDTPVRHHHDERGARRERDDRGGSRRRTTGAHERPHGTHHRQQPVDDFFLKPYEPSPSAVSAAAKRDEAPAAPQKPASKQPLAALLGGFGMPRKTTPSN; translated from the coding sequence ATGTCCGACACAGCAACCACGCCTACCAACGCGACCTTCGACCAGTTCGGCCTGCATGCCGACATTCTCAAAGCCATCGCGGAACAGGGCTACACGACGCCGACGCCGATCCAGGCCGAGGCGATCCCTGTTGTACTGGGCGGCCGGGACGTGATGGGCGCCGCGCAGACCGGGACGGGCAAGACGGCGGGCTTCTCGCTGCCGATCATCCAGCGTCTGCTGCCGCTCGCCAGCACGAGCGCGTCGCCGGCCCGCCATCCGGTCCGCGCGCTGATCCTCACGCCGACGCGCGAACTGGCCGACCAGGTCGCCGCGAACGTGCAGGCGTACGCCAAGCACACGTCGCTGCGCAGCGCCGTCGTGTTCGGCGGCGTCGACATGAATCCGCAATCGGCGGAACTGCGGCGCGGCGTCGAAATCCTGATCGCGACGCCGGGACGCCTGCTCGATCACGTGCAGCAGAAGACGGCCAATCTCGGCCAGGTGCAGATCCTCGTGCTCGACGAAGCCGACCGGATGCTCGACATGGGCTTCCTGCCCGACCTGCAGCGCATCCTGAACCTGCTTCCCGCCGAGCGTCAGACGCTGCTGTTCTCGGCGACGTTCTCGCCCGAAATCAAGAAGCTAGCGTCCACGTATCTGCGCAATCCGCAGACGATCGAAGTGGCGCGCAGCAATTCGACGGCGACCAACGTCACGCAGATCGTCTACGAAGTGGCCGAGGGCGACAAGACGGGCGCCGTCGTGAAACTGATCCGCGAGCGCGGCCTCAAGCAGGTGATCGTGTTCTGCAACAGCAAGATCGGCGCGAGCCGTCTTGCGCGTCAGCTGGAGCGCGACGGCGTGGTCGCCACGGCGATTCACGGCGACCGTACGCAGAGCGAACGCATGCAGGCGCTCGACGCGTTCAAGCGCGGTGAGATCGAAGCGCTCGTCGCGACGGACGTGGCGGCGCGCGGTCTCGACATCGCCGAGTTACCCGCCGTGATCAACTTCGATCTGCCGTTCAACGCGGAAGACTACGTGCACCGGATCGGCCGGACGGGCCGCGCGGGCGCATCGGGCGACGCGCTGTCGCTGTTCAGCCCGAACGAGCGCAAGCAGCTGGCCGACATCGAAAAGCTGATCAAGCGGCCGCTCGACGTGCAGCGCCTGACCGTCGATACGCCCGTACGTCATCACCACGACGAGCGCGGCGCGCGGCGCGAGCGCGACGATCGCGGCGGCAGCCGCCGTCGCACGACAGGCGCGCACGAGCGTCCGCATGGGACGCACCATCGTCAGCAACCTGTCGACGATTTCTTCCTGAAGCCGTATGAGCCGTCGCCTTCGGCGGTGTCGGCTGCTGCCAAGCGCGATGAAGCGCCCGCTGCGCCGCAGAAGCCTGCGTCGAAGCAGCCGCTCGCCGCGCTGCTGGGCGGCTTCGGCATGCCGCGCAAGACAACGCCTTCGAACTGA
- a CDS encoding aldehyde dehydrogenase family protein has protein sequence MLQKSYPYYLANVAVAANTDLEVTDKFSGEVATRVALADAKAIDKAIGLAAESMPAMRAFPPFKRQAVLEHCVKRFRERFDEMAMALCIEAGKPINDSRGEVTRLIDTFKVAAEESVRIDGDIVNLEISPRAKGYHAYVKRVPIGPCSFISPFNFPLNLAAHKVAPALAAGVPFVLKPASRTPIGALIIGEVLAETDLPKGAFSVLPAHRDGADLFTTDERFKLLSFTGSPAVGWDLKAKAGKKKVILELGGNAAAIVDGDQRDKLDYVVDRLAFGAFYQSGQSCIGVQRILAHASLYDALREKLIAKTKSLKMGDPKDEKTFVGPMISESESRRLAGWMEGAVKAGAQIVAGGKVDGAMFEATLLENVGRDTDLYRKEAFGPVAILEKFDDFKSALATVNDSDFGLQAGIFTDSLAHAHQAWDELEVGGVVINDVPSFRVDNMPYGGVKDSGLGREGIRYAIEDMTELRLMVMRETW, from the coding sequence ATGTTGCAGAAGAGTTACCCGTACTATCTCGCCAACGTTGCGGTCGCCGCGAACACCGATCTCGAAGTCACCGACAAGTTCAGCGGCGAAGTGGCGACGCGCGTCGCGCTCGCCGACGCCAAGGCAATCGATAAAGCGATCGGTCTCGCCGCCGAATCGATGCCCGCGATGCGCGCGTTCCCGCCGTTCAAGCGTCAGGCCGTGCTCGAACATTGCGTGAAGCGCTTTCGCGAGCGCTTCGACGAGATGGCGATGGCGCTGTGCATCGAAGCGGGCAAGCCGATCAACGATTCGCGCGGCGAGGTCACGCGGCTGATCGATACGTTCAAGGTCGCGGCGGAAGAGTCGGTACGCATCGACGGCGACATCGTCAATCTGGAAATCTCGCCGCGCGCGAAGGGCTACCACGCTTATGTGAAGCGGGTGCCGATCGGGCCGTGCTCGTTCATCTCGCCGTTCAACTTTCCGTTGAATCTGGCCGCGCACAAGGTCGCGCCGGCGCTGGCGGCGGGCGTCCCGTTCGTGCTGAAGCCCGCGAGCCGCACGCCCATCGGCGCGTTGATCATCGGCGAAGTGCTCGCGGAAACCGATCTGCCGAAAGGCGCCTTCTCGGTGCTGCCCGCGCATCGCGACGGCGCCGATCTCTTCACCACGGATGAACGCTTCAAGCTGCTGTCATTTACGGGTTCGCCCGCCGTCGGCTGGGACCTGAAAGCGAAGGCTGGCAAGAAGAAGGTCATTCTGGAACTGGGCGGCAACGCGGCCGCGATCGTCGATGGCGACCAGCGCGACAAGCTCGATTACGTCGTCGACCGGCTCGCGTTCGGCGCGTTCTATCAGTCGGGGCAAAGCTGCATCGGCGTGCAGCGGATTCTCGCGCATGCGTCGCTGTACGACGCGCTGCGCGAGAAGCTGATCGCGAAGACGAAGTCGCTGAAAATGGGCGATCCGAAGGACGAAAAGACTTTCGTCGGGCCGATGATCTCCGAGTCGGAGTCGCGGCGGCTCGCGGGTTGGATGGAAGGCGCGGTGAAGGCGGGCGCGCAGATCGTCGCGGGCGGCAAGGTGGACGGCGCGATGTTCGAGGCGACGCTGCTGGAAAACGTTGGGCGCGATACCGATTTGTATCGGAAGGAGGCGTTCGGGCCGGTGGCGATCCTCGAAAAGTTCGACGACTTCAAAAGTGCGCTCGCGACCGTCAACGACAGCGACTTCGGCCTGCAGGCGGGCATTTTCACAGATTCGCTCGCGCACGCGCATCAGGCCTGGGATGAACTCGAAGTGGGCGGCGTGGTCATCAACGATGTGCCGTCGTTCCGCGTCGACAATATGCCGTATGGTGGCGTCAAGGACTCGGGGCTTGGGCGCGAAGGCATCCGCTACGCGATCGAGGACATGACGGAGCTGCGGTTGATGGTAATGCGCGAAACGTGGTGA
- a CDS encoding acetolactate synthase large subunit, producing MKASDLFVKSLEAEGVEYVFGIPGEENLDLLESLRRSRIKLVLTRHEQAAGFMAATYGRLTGRTGVCLATLGPGATNFVTAAAYAQLGAMPMLMVTGQKPIKSSKQGHFQIVDVVRMMEPLTKYTRQIVSIANIPASVREAFRQAEEERPGATHLELPEDVAHEEGDGKPIPKSYSRRPVAEEKAVAHAVKAIVEAKHPLLMIGAGGNRKTTRKMLREFVDQIGIPFFTTQMGKGVIDESHPLWLGNATLSDGDFVHRAIDHADCIINVGHDVIEKPPFFMRGADAGEKTVIHVNFLGAEVDTVYFPQIEVVGDIANAVWQMKEALQGKGEHWDFARFKEIKEHFEAHLAKGQHDDRFPMYPVRVVHDVYETMPVDGIICLDNGMYKIWFARYYRAHEPNSLLLDNALASMGAGLPSAIATKIVHPERNVMAVCGDGGFMMNSQELETAVRMKLDLVVLIVRDDAFGMIRWKQENMNFPDYGMTLQNPDFVDYAKSYGAQGHRVAAAAELAPLVRECFATPGVHVIDVPIDYSDNERVLNREIKRLSAQL from the coding sequence ATGAAAGCATCGGATCTGTTCGTCAAATCGCTGGAGGCTGAAGGCGTCGAGTACGTGTTCGGCATTCCCGGCGAAGAAAATCTCGATCTCCTCGAATCGCTGCGCCGCTCCAGAATCAAGCTCGTGCTGACCCGCCATGAACAGGCAGCGGGCTTCATGGCCGCAACCTACGGCCGTCTGACGGGGCGCACGGGCGTGTGTCTCGCGACCCTCGGCCCCGGCGCGACCAACTTCGTGACGGCCGCCGCGTATGCGCAGCTCGGCGCGATGCCGATGCTGATGGTCACCGGCCAGAAGCCGATCAAGTCGAGCAAGCAGGGCCATTTCCAGATCGTCGACGTGGTGCGGATGATGGAGCCGCTCACCAAGTACACACGGCAGATCGTGTCGATCGCCAATATTCCCGCGTCGGTGCGCGAGGCGTTCCGTCAGGCCGAGGAAGAGCGGCCTGGCGCCACCCATCTCGAACTGCCCGAAGACGTCGCGCACGAAGAGGGCGACGGCAAGCCAATTCCGAAGAGCTACAGCCGCCGTCCCGTCGCAGAGGAAAAGGCTGTCGCACACGCAGTCAAGGCGATCGTCGAGGCAAAGCATCCGTTGCTGATGATCGGCGCGGGCGGCAATCGCAAGACCACGCGCAAGATGCTGCGCGAGTTCGTCGACCAGATCGGCATCCCGTTCTTCACCACACAGATGGGCAAGGGCGTGATCGACGAATCGCATCCGCTGTGGCTCGGCAACGCGACATTGTCGGACGGCGACTTCGTGCATCGCGCGATCGATCACGCGGACTGCATCATCAACGTCGGCCACGATGTGATCGAAAAGCCGCCGTTCTTCATGCGCGGCGCCGACGCGGGCGAGAAAACCGTGATCCACGTCAACTTTCTCGGCGCCGAAGTGGACACCGTGTACTTTCCGCAGATCGAAGTGGTCGGCGATATCGCGAACGCCGTCTGGCAGATGAAAGAAGCGCTGCAAGGCAAAGGCGAGCATTGGGACTTCGCGCGCTTCAAGGAGATCAAGGAGCATTTCGAAGCGCATCTGGCGAAGGGCCAGCACGACGACCGCTTCCCGATGTACCCGGTGCGCGTCGTTCATGACGTGTACGAGACGATGCCCGTCGACGGCATCATCTGTCTCGACAACGGCATGTACAAGATCTGGTTCGCGCGCTATTACCGCGCGCATGAGCCGAACTCGCTGCTGCTCGACAACGCGCTTGCGTCGATGGGCGCGGGGCTGCCGTCGGCGATCGCGACCAAGATCGTGCATCCCGAGCGCAATGTGATGGCCGTGTGCGGCGACGGCGGCTTCATGATGAACTCGCAGGAACTGGAGACGGCCGTGCGGATGAAGCTCGATCTCGTCGTGCTGATCGTGCGCGACGACGCGTTCGGCATGATCCGCTGGAAGCAGGAGAACATGAACTTCCCCGACTATGGGATGACGCTTCAGAACCCCGATTTCGTCGACTACGCGAAGAGCTATGGCGCGCAAGGGCACCGCGTGGCAGCGGCGGCGGAACTCGCGCCGCTCGTGCGCGAGTGCTTCGCGACGCCGGGCGTGCATGTGATCGACGTGCCGATCGATTACTCCGACAACGAGCGCGTGCTGAATCGCGAGATCAAGCGGCTTTCGGCGCAGCTTTGA
- a CDS encoding MliC family protein, translating to MSRRWVASVGVLAFVAASGVARAAEMLPLPDIRTSHRVMQKYTCATGRILQVTYLNATNGQSFAVLPVKGRQMLFVNVLSGSGAKYQAGSYTWWTKGPQATLYDATLGEDAPPLLSDCVTIVR from the coding sequence ATGAGCAGACGGTGGGTTGCATCAGTGGGCGTGCTGGCGTTCGTCGCTGCGTCGGGCGTGGCCCGCGCCGCTGAGATGCTGCCATTGCCCGATATCCGCACTTCGCATCGCGTGATGCAGAAATACACGTGCGCGACGGGCCGCATCTTGCAGGTCACCTATCTGAACGCGACCAACGGTCAGAGCTTCGCGGTGTTGCCGGTGAAGGGCCGGCAGATGCTGTTCGTCAACGTGCTGTCCGGCTCCGGTGCGAAGTATCAGGCGGGCAGCTACACGTGGTGGACCAAGGGCCCGCAAGCCACGCTCTATGACGCGACGCTCGGCGAGGACGCGCCGCCGTTGCTGTCCGACTGCGTGACGATCGTCCGCTGA
- a CDS encoding DUF6726 family protein, with product MALLASALVSMTALSGCGLAAAPCRIASAGLKIVPGVGHVAAAPTDACADVIDP from the coding sequence ATCGCGCTGCTCGCATCGGCGTTGGTGTCGATGACGGCGTTGAGCGGCTGCGGGCTGGCCGCTGCGCCATGCCGCATCGCCTCTGCGGGACTCAAGATCGTTCCCGGGGTCGGCCACGTGGCCGCCGCGCCGACCGATGCATGCGCCGACGTGATCGATCCGTAA